A genomic stretch from Achromobacter spanius includes:
- a CDS encoding HIT family protein, which produces MSARDPNCPLCLEDGGSLLWRGPHLRVIEVNDADYPGFTRVIWNGHLAEMTSLSTHGRDLLMRAVYAVEEAQQAVLAPDKINLASLGNMVPHLHWHVIPRWRGDRHFPDPIWAAPRIAAGAEPPEWTDRQARTQALLPRYRNRVVESMNALLMH; this is translated from the coding sequence ATGAGCGCTCGCGACCCGAACTGTCCGCTATGCCTGGAAGATGGCGGCTCGCTACTGTGGCGCGGGCCGCACCTGCGCGTCATTGAGGTCAACGACGCGGACTACCCGGGCTTCACCCGCGTGATCTGGAACGGCCATCTGGCTGAAATGACGAGCCTGTCCACGCATGGCCGCGACCTGCTCATGCGCGCGGTGTATGCCGTGGAAGAGGCGCAGCAGGCGGTGCTGGCGCCCGACAAGATCAATCTGGCGTCGTTAGGCAACATGGTGCCCCACTTGCACTGGCATGTGATTCCGCGGTGGCGCGGCGACCGCCACTTTCCGGACCCGATCTGGGCCGCCCCGCGTATCGCCGCCGGCGCGGAGCCCCCGGAATGGACCGATCGGCAGGCGCGCACGCAGGCCCTGCTGCCGCGCTACCGCAATCGCGTGGTCGAAAGCATGAACGCGCTACTCATGCATTGA
- a CDS encoding glycosyltransferase — MTPPVFDSPTDNGGARLRILHTEAATSFGGQEFCIYKEMVAMRERGHHLELVCQPGAELGDRLSQAGFTVHRIVMDGPGNFLRGVAFVRSLLRRERFDVVNTHSRRDTVLAALGARLAGTPLIVRTRHLAKPINSLYAYTWLAHRVIAVSRYVRKQLLDGGARPESVATIHSPVVLPQVHEDACLRQELGLPPDSLVVGCVAVLRAEKGHGDLIDAFAQISTRFPTAHLVLVGDGMPLFEQLQAKVAALGLAQRVHFTGRRHDIGNVLMAFDVFALATHREALGTVFIEAAAMGLPVIGTDVGGVPETMQAGVTGLLVPPRDPAALAAALASLLDDPGLRRQMGDAGQERIRGEGLFSAERIAGQVEQAYTSWLAERGRLRRMA; from the coding sequence ATGACTCCTCCCGTCTTTGATTCGCCGACCGACAACGGTGGTGCCCGTTTGCGCATCCTGCATACGGAGGCTGCCACCTCGTTCGGTGGGCAGGAATTCTGCATCTACAAGGAGATGGTTGCGATGCGCGAGCGTGGCCACCATCTGGAACTGGTGTGCCAACCCGGCGCGGAACTGGGCGACCGGCTGAGCCAGGCGGGGTTCACGGTGCACCGCATCGTGATGGATGGTCCGGGCAATTTCCTGCGCGGCGTGGCGTTCGTGCGCAGCTTGTTGCGGCGCGAGCGCTTTGACGTCGTCAACACGCACAGCCGCCGCGACACCGTGCTGGCGGCGCTGGGGGCTCGCCTTGCGGGTACGCCGCTGATCGTGCGGACGCGGCATCTGGCCAAGCCCATCAATTCGCTTTATGCCTATACCTGGTTGGCGCATCGGGTCATTGCCGTCAGCCGGTACGTGCGCAAGCAACTGCTGGACGGCGGCGCGCGGCCGGAATCCGTCGCCACCATCCATTCGCCCGTGGTGCTGCCGCAGGTGCATGAAGACGCATGTTTGCGGCAGGAACTGGGTTTGCCTCCAGACTCCTTGGTCGTGGGTTGCGTGGCGGTCTTGCGTGCCGAAAAGGGGCATGGCGACCTGATCGACGCATTCGCGCAGATTTCCACCCGTTTTCCGACCGCGCACCTGGTCCTGGTGGGCGACGGCATGCCTCTCTTCGAGCAACTGCAGGCCAAGGTGGCGGCGCTGGGACTCGCGCAGCGGGTGCATTTCACCGGTCGGCGCCACGACATCGGCAATGTGTTGATGGCGTTCGACGTTTTCGCGCTGGCGACGCACCGCGAGGCCTTGGGCACTGTATTCATTGAGGCTGCGGCGATGGGCCTGCCCGTCATCGGCACCGACGTGGGCGGCGTGCCTGAAACCATGCAAGCCGGCGTGACCGGCTTGCTGGTGCCGCCGCGCGATCCCGCCGCGTTGGCGGCGGCGCTGGCGTCGCTGCTGGATGACCCAGGCTTGCGGCGTCAGATGGGCGACGCGGGCCAGGAACGCATACGTGGCGAAGGCTTGTTTTCCGCCGAGCGCATTGCGGGCCAGGTCGAACAGGCCTATACGTCGTGGCTGGCTGAACGGGGACGCCTTCGGCGCATGGCGTGA
- a CDS encoding hydrogenase — MPLDPLSVLMYQPADSRTRRLVDIGSALTPPAVPTPHGTYEVLRLTPSMRLLTWRREGAHFDLSCTGRIQVWTGQRLAASECAVDCRTHGAAALEREDVAYLEAYLLARDRAWNTPRSSGNPQLR; from the coding sequence ATGCCTCTTGATCCTCTTTCCGTGTTGATGTACCAGCCAGCCGATTCCCGGACCCGTCGCCTGGTGGACATCGGTAGCGCGCTGACTCCGCCGGCCGTCCCCACGCCGCATGGCACATACGAAGTGTTGCGCCTGACGCCCAGCATGCGCCTGTTGACCTGGCGGCGCGAGGGTGCCCACTTTGATTTGTCGTGCACTGGCCGAATCCAGGTGTGGACTGGCCAACGGCTGGCGGCGTCCGAGTGCGCCGTTGACTGCCGCACACATGGCGCAGCGGCGCTTGAGCGGGAAGACGTGGCCTATCTGGAAGCCTACCTGTTGGCCCGCGACCGTGCATGGAATACTCCCCGCTCGTCCGGAAATCCCCAGCTCCGATGA
- the nhaA gene encoding Na+/H+ antiporter NhaA encodes MTQQATPHRPVSFLQAFLRSEAMGGYVLMAAALVALIIANSPAAPAYFDVLGTKLGFEAGPVVLKETVLHWINDGLMAVFFLLVGLEIKREVMDGQLRGVGRIVLPGVAAVGGMMVPALIYVLINLGSPETLRGWAIPAATDIAFALGILALLGSRVPTSLKIFLTALAILDDLGAIIIIALFYTSELQVFALGMAGALLACLFCLNRAGVLRLTPYLLIGAVLWYFVLKSGVHATLAGVALALTIPLRPRNQGKPEAHSPLHDLEHALHKPVALLIVPIFGFANAGVSFAGMGLSSLAQPVPMGVALGLFLGKQLGVFGFAWLAIKSGIASLPRHATMKQVYGVSMLCGIGFTMSLFIGALAFTDAATVDATKIGVLTGSLLSAVLGFLLLRMSGAPAADGASSEAAR; translated from the coding sequence TTGACCCAGCAGGCCACGCCCCATCGTCCCGTTTCCTTTCTCCAGGCGTTCCTGCGTTCCGAAGCGATGGGCGGGTACGTGCTCATGGCCGCCGCGCTGGTTGCCCTGATCATCGCCAACAGCCCGGCTGCCCCTGCTTACTTCGATGTACTGGGGACCAAGCTGGGCTTCGAAGCCGGCCCCGTCGTACTCAAGGAAACGGTGCTGCATTGGATCAACGACGGCCTGATGGCTGTGTTCTTCCTGCTGGTGGGCCTGGAGATCAAGCGTGAAGTAATGGACGGCCAACTGCGTGGCGTCGGCCGCATCGTGCTGCCGGGCGTGGCGGCTGTAGGCGGCATGATGGTGCCCGCGCTGATCTACGTACTGATCAATCTGGGCAGCCCCGAGACCCTGCGCGGCTGGGCCATTCCGGCCGCGACCGACATCGCGTTCGCGCTCGGCATCCTGGCGCTGCTGGGTAGCCGCGTACCCACGTCGCTGAAGATCTTCCTGACCGCGCTCGCCATCCTGGATGACTTGGGCGCCATCATCATCATCGCCTTGTTCTATACATCGGAATTGCAAGTGTTCGCGCTGGGCATGGCGGGCGCGTTGCTGGCCTGCCTGTTCTGCCTGAACCGCGCCGGCGTGCTGCGCCTGACGCCTTACCTGCTGATCGGCGCCGTGCTCTGGTATTTCGTGCTGAAGTCCGGCGTGCACGCCACGCTGGCCGGCGTGGCGCTGGCCCTGACCATCCCGCTGCGGCCCCGCAACCAGGGCAAGCCCGAAGCCCATTCCCCCCTGCACGACCTTGAGCACGCCCTGCACAAGCCCGTCGCGCTGCTGATCGTGCCGATCTTCGGGTTCGCCAATGCGGGCGTGTCGTTCGCGGGCATGGGGCTGTCCAGCTTGGCGCAACCGGTGCCCATGGGCGTCGCGCTGGGCCTGTTCCTGGGCAAGCAGTTGGGGGTGTTCGGCTTCGCCTGGCTGGCTATCAAGAGCGGCATCGCCAGCCTGCCGCGCCATGCAACGATGAAGCAGGTGTACGGCGTGTCGATGCTTTGCGGCATTGGTTTCACCATGAGCCTCTTCATTGGCGCCCTGGCCTTCACCGACGCCGCCACCGTCGACGCCACCAAGATCGGCGTGCTGACCGGCTCATTGCTTTCCGCCGTGCTGGGCTTCCTGCTGCTGCGCATGAGCGGTGCACCGGCGGCGGATGGTGCCTCCAGCGAGGCCGCGCGTTAA
- a CDS encoding uracil-DNA glycosylase: MPIDNRLTPNALAAQTAELPAAWAAAFAPRAVADALASATAHVEKRLADGAVVYPATPFRALHGLAPSDVRVVILGQDPYHGPGQAQGLAFSVPDDCKRPPSLRNIFNEIAQEYPGTALPAGNDLSPWAEQGVLLLNTCLTVEDGQPASHAKRGWEMVTDALIALVARDPAPKVFMLWGAHAQAKRLLLPDNNGHLVLMANHPSPLSARRPPIPFLGCGHFQMTNAWLVNQGKNPIDWGLDKKVIPLQGEIRL, encoded by the coding sequence ATGCCGATTGATAACCGCCTGACTCCCAACGCCCTTGCCGCCCAGACGGCTGAACTTCCCGCCGCCTGGGCTGCGGCTTTCGCGCCACGCGCCGTGGCCGATGCCTTGGCCTCGGCCACCGCGCACGTGGAAAAGCGTCTTGCCGACGGGGCGGTCGTGTACCCCGCCACGCCGTTTCGCGCGCTGCACGGCCTGGCGCCATCGGATGTGCGCGTGGTGATCCTGGGACAAGACCCCTACCATGGCCCCGGCCAGGCACAAGGGCTTGCGTTCTCGGTGCCCGATGACTGCAAGCGCCCGCCCAGCCTGCGCAACATCTTCAACGAAATCGCGCAGGAATACCCGGGCACCGCTCTCCCCGCCGGCAACGACCTCAGCCCCTGGGCCGAGCAGGGAGTGCTGCTCTTGAACACCTGCCTGACAGTGGAAGACGGCCAGCCCGCCTCGCACGCCAAGCGCGGCTGGGAAATGGTGACTGATGCCCTGATCGCGCTGGTTGCACGCGACCCCGCGCCCAAGGTCTTCATGCTGTGGGGCGCCCACGCACAAGCCAAGCGCTTGTTGCTGCCGGACAACAATGGCCACCTGGTGTTGATGGCCAACCATCCCTCGCCGCTGTCCGCCCGCCGGCCACCCATCCCTTTCCTGGGCTGTGGGCACTTCCAGATGACCAACGCATGGCTGGTGAACCAAGGGAAAAACCCTATTGATTGGGGGCTGGACAAAAAAGTAATTCCCTTGCAAGGCGAAATCAGGTTATGA
- a CDS encoding DEAD/DEAH box helicase: protein MSFETLGLAPALLSAVQEAGFNTPTSVQAAAIPQALAGHDLMVSSQTGSGKTAAFMLPALHRIAQMPANKGVGVQVLVLTPTRELALQVTEATATYGRKLADLRTATVVGGMPYGAQLKALSRRVDVLVATPGRLIDHLQSGRVKLNTVHTLVLDEADRMLDMGFIEDIETIVSRLPEDRQTLLFSATLDGTIAKLAAKMMRDPQRIEMAGAKEKHTNITQSLLYADDASHKMQLLDHVLRDAKLDQAIVFTSTKRGADDLADRLADQGFAAAALHGDMNQRQRTRTLSQLQRGQLRILVATDVAARGIDVQGISHAVNFDLPMQAEDYVHRIGRTGRAGRSGLAFTLATHSERHKVRRIEHYIGQTITPETIAGLEPKRTPRPSAGGSGAPRGGKPFGKRPGGFGGSRHEGGYQGNREGRSFGGPREGGAPRGEFKPREGGYQGNRDSAPREGGYQGNRPFGDRPARSFSDRPSFGDRPQREGGYQGNRPFGDRPPREGGFRGGDRDARPSFGGDRPSFGDRPQRDARPFSERAPREGGFRGADRDARPSFGDRPPREGGFRGGDRPEGGFRAKPSFDKRPGGPAKRFAKPADRRG from the coding sequence ATGTCTTTCGAAACTCTGGGTCTTGCACCCGCTCTGTTGTCGGCCGTTCAAGAAGCTGGCTTCAATACCCCCACCTCGGTCCAAGCTGCCGCCATTCCGCAAGCGCTGGCTGGCCACGACCTGATGGTTTCCTCGCAAACGGGCAGCGGCAAGACCGCCGCCTTCATGCTGCCGGCCCTGCACCGTATTGCCCAGATGCCCGCCAACAAGGGCGTCGGCGTGCAAGTGCTGGTGCTGACCCCGACCCGCGAACTGGCCCTGCAAGTCACCGAAGCCACGGCCACCTACGGCCGCAAGCTGGCTGACCTGCGCACCGCCACCGTGGTGGGCGGCATGCCCTACGGCGCCCAATTGAAGGCCCTGTCGCGTCGCGTTGACGTGCTGGTCGCTACCCCCGGCCGCCTGATCGATCACCTGCAATCGGGCCGCGTCAAGCTGAACACCGTGCACACGCTGGTGCTGGACGAAGCCGACCGCATGCTGGACATGGGCTTCATTGAAGACATTGAAACCATCGTCAGCCGCCTGCCGGAAGATCGCCAGACGCTGCTGTTCTCGGCCACGCTGGACGGCACGATCGCCAAGCTGGCCGCCAAGATGATGCGCGACCCGCAGCGTATCGAGATGGCTGGCGCCAAGGAAAAGCACACCAACATCACGCAAAGCCTGCTGTACGCGGACGATGCCAGCCACAAGATGCAATTGCTGGACCACGTGCTGCGCGACGCCAAGCTGGATCAAGCCATTGTCTTCACGTCCACCAAGCGTGGCGCTGACGACCTGGCCGATCGCCTGGCCGATCAAGGCTTTGCCGCCGCCGCCCTGCACGGCGACATGAACCAGCGCCAGCGCACCCGTACGCTGTCGCAACTGCAACGCGGCCAACTGCGTATCCTGGTTGCCACCGACGTCGCCGCCCGCGGCATCGACGTGCAAGGCATCAGCCACGCCGTCAACTTCGACCTGCCGATGCAAGCCGAAGACTACGTGCACCGTATCGGCCGTACCGGCCGCGCCGGTCGCAGCGGCCTGGCGTTCACGCTGGCCACGCACTCCGAGCGCCACAAGGTGCGCCGTATCGAGCACTACATTGGCCAAACGATTACGCCGGAAACCATCGCCGGCCTGGAACCCAAGCGCACGCCGCGTCCGTCGGCTGGCGGCAGCGGCGCCCCGCGTGGCGGCAAGCCGTTCGGCAAGCGTCCTGGCGGTTTCGGTGGTTCGCGCCATGAAGGCGGCTACCAAGGCAACCGCGAAGGCCGTTCGTTTGGCGGCCCGCGTGAAGGCGGCGCTCCTCGTGGCGAATTCAAGCCGCGTGAAGGTGGTTACCAAGGCAACCGTGACAGCGCCCCGCGCGAAGGCGGCTATCAAGGCAATCGCCCCTTTGGCGACCGCCCGGCCCGTTCGTTCAGCGATCGTCCCAGCTTCGGTGATCGTCCCCAACGCGAAGGCGGCTACCAGGGCAATCGCCCGTTCGGCGACCGTCCCCCGCGTGAAGGCGGCTTCCGTGGTGGTGACCGTGATGCCCGCCCGAGCTTCGGTGGCGACCGTCCCAGCTTTGGCGACCGCCCCCAGCGCGACGCCCGCCCGTTCAGCGAACGCGCTCCCCGTGAAGGCGGTTTCCGCGGCGCTGACCGTGACGCCCGCCCCAGCTTCGGCGATCGTCCCCCGCGTGAAGGCGGCTTCCGTGGCGGCGACCGTCCGGAAGGCGGCTTCCGCGCCAAGCCCTCGTTTGACAAGCGCCCCGGCGGCCCCGCCAAGCGCTTCGCCAAGCCGGCTGATCGCCGCGGCTAA
- a CDS encoding class I SAM-dependent methyltransferase produces MQRPAPANLPPLSPAAQAHSDATAAHLRKTISANGGWLPFDHWMAEALYAPGLGYYAAGNVKLADADDGAKTPAGDFVTAPQLTPLFARTIARQAAQVLRQTQTQAVLEFGAGTGALAEGVLRELDALGLDQTQYLILEVSADLRARQAERLASFGSRVQWLDSLPNTFAGCVLANEVLDAMPVSLFCWGEDGAVLERGVALDAQQGFVWSDRPAPAALAQAVAARMPALPGYVSEINLQGEAWIAAMGSWLERGAALLVDYGFPRSEYYHPQRAGGTLMCHLRHHAHGDPFTAPGLQDITAHVDFTAMADAALEANLQVLGYTSQARFLMNAGLMDLLEQLDPSDAQQYAQAVAPVQKLLSEAEMGELFKVLAVGRGMTEPLAGFSRGDRLGKL; encoded by the coding sequence ATGCAACGCCCCGCGCCCGCCAACCTTCCCCCGCTATCTCCCGCCGCCCAGGCGCATAGCGACGCCACCGCCGCGCACTTGCGCAAGACGATCAGCGCCAACGGTGGCTGGTTGCCGTTCGACCATTGGATGGCCGAGGCGCTGTATGCGCCCGGGCTGGGCTACTACGCGGCCGGCAATGTGAAGCTGGCCGATGCGGATGACGGCGCCAAGACGCCCGCCGGCGATTTCGTCACCGCGCCGCAACTGACGCCGCTGTTCGCCCGCACCATCGCCCGCCAGGCGGCGCAGGTGCTGCGCCAGACCCAAACGCAGGCGGTGCTGGAATTTGGCGCGGGCACGGGCGCACTGGCCGAAGGCGTGCTGCGCGAGCTGGACGCGCTGGGGCTGGACCAGACGCAATACCTGATCCTGGAAGTCTCGGCCGACCTGCGCGCGCGTCAGGCCGAAAGACTGGCCTCGTTCGGCAGCCGCGTGCAATGGCTGGATTCGCTACCCAACACCTTTGCGGGCTGCGTGCTGGCCAACGAGGTGCTGGACGCCATGCCCGTTTCCCTGTTTTGCTGGGGTGAGGACGGCGCCGTGCTGGAGCGTGGCGTCGCGTTGGATGCGCAGCAGGGCTTTGTCTGGAGCGATCGGCCCGCGCCGGCCGCGCTGGCGCAGGCCGTGGCGGCGCGCATGCCGGCGTTGCCCGGCTACGTGTCCGAGATCAATCTGCAGGGCGAAGCCTGGATCGCCGCCATGGGCAGTTGGCTGGAACGCGGCGCGGCGCTGCTGGTGGATTACGGCTTTCCGCGCAGCGAGTACTACCATCCGCAACGCGCCGGCGGCACGCTGATGTGCCATTTGCGCCATCACGCGCATGGGGATCCCTTCACCGCGCCGGGGTTGCAGGACATCACCGCGCACGTGGATTTCACGGCCATGGCGGATGCGGCGCTCGAGGCCAATTTGCAGGTGTTGGGTTACACATCCCAGGCGCGCTTTCTGATGAACGCCGGGCTGATGGATCTGCTGGAGCAACTGGACCCGTCCGATGCGCAGCAATACGCACAAGCGGTGGCGCCGGTGCAAAAGCTGCTGTCCGAAGCCGAAATGGGCGAACTCTTCAAGGTGCTGGCGGTGGGGCGAGGCATGACGGAACCGCTGGCCGGGTTCTCGCGCGGCGACCGCCTGGGCAAGCTGTAG
- a CDS encoding CCA tRNA nucleotidyltransferase (catalyzes the addition and repair of the 3'-terminal CCA sequence in tRNA; these proteins belong to the CCA-adding enzyme subfamily 2 which does not have phosphohydrolase activity) gives MTQDPKHDPAIEGLQVYIVGGAVRDALLGFPPGDHDWVVVGATPEDMVRRGFIPVGGDFPVFLHPRTKEEYALARTERKSGRGYKGFTFYTGADVTLEEDLRRRDLTVNAIAQTQDGELVDPLDGAADVRARVFRHVGEAFQEDPVRILRLGRFAARFDDFTVAPETLALCQRMVQQGEADALVAERVWKELSRGLMAKKPSRMLDVLQDSGALARVMPELQGVKEAGADVDRAAEQGLSLAGRYALLCRLTPEREALGRRMRVPTECNDYARLLPEVLSGLDAVDCTTGTHQGTHQDTHQGDATEAQLALMERADALRKPERFFDLLKTASILRPVDMAGWQSRVDAVRGVDAGAIAKACAGDPARIKDSVRRARLDRLRAG, from the coding sequence ATGACGCAGGACCCGAAGCACGACCCGGCCATCGAAGGCTTGCAGGTGTATATCGTGGGCGGTGCGGTGCGTGACGCGCTGCTGGGTTTTCCGCCCGGCGACCACGACTGGGTCGTGGTGGGCGCGACCCCCGAAGACATGGTGCGCCGTGGCTTCATTCCGGTTGGCGGTGATTTTCCCGTGTTCCTGCACCCGCGCACCAAAGAGGAATACGCGCTGGCGCGCACAGAGCGCAAGTCCGGCCGGGGCTATAAGGGCTTTACCTTCTATACCGGCGCCGACGTGACGCTGGAAGAAGACCTGCGCCGCCGCGACCTGACCGTCAACGCCATCGCCCAGACGCAAGACGGCGAATTGGTTGACCCGCTGGACGGCGCGGCCGATGTGCGCGCCCGCGTGTTTCGCCACGTGGGAGAGGCCTTCCAGGAAGATCCCGTGCGCATCCTGCGCCTGGGCCGTTTCGCGGCACGCTTCGATGATTTCACCGTGGCGCCGGAAACCCTGGCGTTGTGCCAGCGCATGGTCCAGCAAGGCGAGGCCGATGCGCTGGTGGCCGAGCGCGTCTGGAAGGAACTGTCGCGCGGCCTGATGGCGAAGAAGCCTTCGCGCATGCTGGACGTGCTGCAGGATTCCGGCGCGCTGGCTCGCGTGATGCCCGAACTGCAAGGGGTCAAGGAGGCTGGCGCCGATGTGGACCGCGCGGCAGAGCAGGGCTTGTCGCTGGCGGGGCGCTACGCGCTGCTTTGCCGGCTGACGCCGGAGCGCGAGGCGCTGGGCCGGCGCATGCGCGTCCCCACAGAATGCAATGACTACGCGCGCCTGCTGCCGGAGGTGTTGTCGGGTCTGGATGCGGTGGATTGCACTACGGGCACGCACCAAGGCACGCACCAAGACACGCACCAAGGCGACGCCACCGAAGCGCAGTTGGCGCTGATGGAGCGTGCCGATGCGCTGCGCAAGCCCGAACGGTTTTTTGACCTGTTGAAGACGGCGTCGATCTTGCGGCCGGTGGACATGGCCGGCTGGCAGTCGCGGGTGGACGCCGTGCGCGGCGTGGATGCCGGGGCCATCGCCAAGGCCTGCGCCGGTGACCCGGCCCGCATCAAGGACAGCGTCCGGCGCGCGCGGCTGGACCGGCTGCGCGCGGGCTGA
- a CDS encoding lytic transglycosylase domain-containing protein, with protein sequence MTQAQHSGRYQKTRRKSPQGVFAPIPRAGLRRWLPLLALFTAACAPVDAQQRNAAISAQAPTAAQTPHSAQPVIAVPPAVLAGLPPTADTPALAAVVAARAAMSRKQWSILGALVPQAKSDTLGMYPEYWLLRYQLWTVPASARPTADLQRFISSNGDAYLADRLRGDWLLAAARSGDFDTVRKLAPVKNSNSQIECAILDAKHMTGQRATAEQAMSVFVPGSACWALYDQLVADGVLGWQQLEPQLRDAIEDDKTSNARKLAQYMFEPRDLKTYDVLMKDPMKWLTRQDRMPVGRNEKELVTIALARLARSDVGVADSYLRREWAKSMSKPNLAWVRGQYALIAALRMDSRADDWYHEAGHIRMTEYNAGWKVRAALRQPKIDWKWVIASIDDMPASQRDDPSWVYWKARGLAATGRKDEANTLYASIADRFDFYGQLSSEELGRRINVPPRPAPITDSEIAEARANPGLQRAVQLFRLGWRGEAVPEWNFTLRGMNDRQLMAAAELARAENIYDRVVNTSDRTEKEFDFSQRFIAPFEGRVTAKANAIALDPAWVYGLIRQESRFIMDARSHVGASGLMQLMPATAKWVAGKIGMTDFTPSSVNDFDTNTELGTNYLNMVLRDLDGSQMMASAGYNAGPRRPQNWRATFSHPIEGAIFAETIPFNETRTYVKNVMSNSVYYAAMFTGQPQSLKERLGSITPLGAESTAAR encoded by the coding sequence ATGACACAAGCGCAGCACTCTGGACGGTATCAGAAAACTCGCCGGAAATCCCCGCAAGGCGTGTTTGCACCGATCCCGCGCGCGGGCCTGAGACGCTGGCTGCCCCTGCTGGCGCTTTTCACTGCCGCCTGTGCGCCGGTTGATGCGCAGCAGCGCAACGCCGCCATCAGCGCGCAAGCCCCAACCGCCGCCCAAACCCCCCACTCCGCCCAACCCGTCATTGCCGTGCCGCCCGCCGTGCTGGCCGGCCTGCCGCCCACCGCCGATACGCCCGCCCTGGCCGCCGTGGTCGCCGCGCGCGCCGCCATGAGCCGCAAGCAATGGTCCATCCTGGGCGCCTTGGTGCCGCAGGCCAAGTCCGACACGCTGGGCATGTACCCCGAATACTGGTTGCTGCGTTACCAGCTCTGGACCGTGCCCGCCAGCGCCCGGCCCACCGCCGACCTGCAGCGCTTCATCAGCAGCAACGGCGACGCCTATCTGGCTGACCGCTTGCGTGGCGACTGGCTGCTGGCCGCCGCCCGCAGCGGCGACTTCGACACCGTGCGCAAGCTGGCGCCTGTGAAGAACAGCAATAGCCAGATCGAATGCGCCATTCTGGACGCCAAGCACATGACCGGCCAGCGCGCCACCGCCGAGCAGGCGATGTCCGTGTTCGTGCCGGGCAGCGCGTGCTGGGCGCTGTACGACCAACTGGTGGCGGACGGCGTGTTGGGCTGGCAACAGCTGGAACCGCAGTTGCGCGACGCTATCGAGGACGACAAAACGTCCAACGCGCGCAAGCTCGCGCAGTACATGTTCGAGCCACGCGATCTGAAAACCTACGACGTCCTCATGAAGGACCCGATGAAGTGGCTGACCCGGCAAGACCGCATGCCGGTGGGCCGCAACGAGAAAGAACTCGTGACCATCGCGTTGGCCCGGCTGGCGCGATCGGACGTCGGGGTGGCTGATTCCTACCTGCGCCGTGAATGGGCCAAGTCCATGTCCAAGCCGAATCTGGCCTGGGTGCGTGGGCAATACGCGCTGATCGCCGCGCTGCGGATGGATAGCCGCGCCGACGACTGGTACCACGAGGCCGGTCACATCCGCATGACGGAATACAACGCAGGCTGGAAGGTGCGCGCTGCGTTGCGCCAGCCGAAGATTGATTGGAAGTGGGTCATTGCCTCCATCGACGACATGCCGGCGTCGCAGCGCGACGATCCGTCGTGGGTGTACTGGAAGGCGCGCGGCCTGGCCGCCACCGGCCGCAAGGACGAGGCCAACACCCTGTACGCCAGCATTGCCGACCGCTTTGATTTCTACGGCCAATTGTCTTCCGAAGAGTTGGGTCGGCGCATCAATGTGCCGCCGCGCCCGGCGCCCATCACCGACAGCGAAATCGCCGAAGCGCGCGCCAACCCCGGGCTGCAACGGGCCGTGCAACTGTTCCGCCTGGGCTGGCGCGGCGAAGCGGTGCCTGAATGGAATTTCACGCTGCGCGGCATGAACGACCGCCAACTGATGGCCGCCGCCGAGCTGGCCCGCGCCGAGAACATCTACGACCGCGTGGTCAACACGTCCGACCGCACGGAAAAAGAGTTCGATTTTTCGCAGCGCTTCATCGCGCCATTTGAAGGCCGCGTCACCGCCAAGGCCAACGCCATCGCATTGGACCCGGCCTGGGTCTATGGCCTGATCCGCCAGGAATCGCGCTTCATCATGGACGCGCGTTCGCACGTGGGCGCGTCTGGCCTGATGCAGCTGATGCCGGCCACGGCCAAGTGGGTGGCGGGCAAGATCGGCATGACGGATTTCACGCCGTCCAGCGTGAACGATTTCGACACCAACACCGAACTGGGCACCAACTACCTGAACATGGTGCTGCGCGACCTGGATGGGTCGCAGATGATGGCCAGCGCCGGCTACAACGCGGGCCCGCGGCGTCCGCAGAACTGGCGCGCGACCTTCTCGCATCCCATTGAAGGCGCCATCTTCGCCGAAACCATTCCGTTCAACGAAACCCGCACCTACGTGAAGAACGTGATGTCGAATTCGGTGTACTACGCGGCGATGTTCACCGGTCAGCCGCAGTCCTTGAAAGAACGCCTGGGCAGCATCACGCCGCTGGGCGCCGAGAGCACCGCGGCCCGATGA